A portion of the Bacteroidales bacterium genome contains these proteins:
- a CDS encoding PKD domain-containing protein, with product MINNWYWRFGDDNDTLLLLTPPTVTHTYSQPGTFLVSLTLGAQRGCSHTRVIPVTISASRSPFSCRIPARDKPHSLPTRPV from the coding sequence ATAATCAACAACTGGTACTGGCGGTTCGGTGATGATAATGATACCCTTTTACTACTTACCCCCCCCACGGTAACACATACCTACAGCCAGCCGGGCACTTTCCTTGTAAGCCTGACCTTGGGCGCACAGCGGGGCTGCAGCCATACACGTGTTATCCCTGTGACCATCTCTGCTTCCCGCTCTCCTTTCTCTTGCAGAATACCTGCCAGGGACAAGCCACACAGTTTACCGACCAGACCAGTCTGA